The Microbacterium esteraromaticum genome contains the following window.
CGACGCGCTGCTGGCGGGCGAGATCCAGGTCGCCGATATCTACACCGCCGACCCTGCGTTCCAGACCGAGGACATCGTGGCGCTCGAGGACCCCGAGAGCATGATCCTGGCCTCAAACGTCGTGCCGATCGCCTCGGCCGACGTCGCCGACGCCATCAGCGAGGTCATCAATGCCGTCAGCGCCGAGCTCGGGGCCGATGACCTCGTCGCCCTGAACGTGCAGAGCACCGTCGACCAGATGTCGTCGCCCGAGATCGCGACGCAGTGGCTGCAAGAGGCCGGGCTGATCTGAGCCCGAAACGCAGAACGCCGGCTGAGGAATCGTTCTTCAGCCGGCGTTCTGCGTTTGCGAGAGATCAGACGCGCGAGTCCTGACGCGGGATCCAGACCTGCTTGATGATGATCAGGATCGACGCGGTCACGGGTACCGCGACCAGTGCACCCAGCAGACCCAGCAGCGTGCCGCCCGCGAGGGCGCCGATGACCACCAGCGATCCCGGCACCGACACGGCCTTGTTCATGATGCGAGGGGTGAGCACGTACGCCTCGATCTGCATGTAGATCAGGTACGCGATGGCGAAGATGAGCGCCTGCCACGGGTCTGAGAACAGGGCGATCGACGAGCCGATCACCCAGAACAGCACCGAACCCACCAGCGGGATCAGGGTGATCAGGAAGGCGATGGTGGCCATCAGCGGCGGGAACGGCAGCCCGAGCACCAGGTACATGATCAGCACGAAGGTGGCGTTCATGAAGGCCAGCACGACCATGCCCTGCACGTAGCCGCCGACCGAGTCGGTGATCTGGTCGGTGAGGTCGCTGGCGCGTGCACGGTCGCGGGCCGGGGCCAGGCGCAGCAGCGACGTCTTGATCGAGGGCAGGCCGGCGACGAAGTAGAGGGTCAGCACGAGCACGACGATGATGCCCGAGATGCCAGTGGCGATCGAGGTGCCGACCTGGAGAGCACCACCGCCGATCGCCTGCCAGGTCTCACCGCTGGTGAGGAACTTCTGAGCGTCCTGCACGAATTGCGCGAACTGATCGCCGAACTGCCCCTGCAACCAGGCGTACGCGTCGCTGCGCATGAAGTCCGAGACAAGGCCGGGAACGGAGCGAACGAACTGGGCGATCTGCTCGACGACGACCGGGATGATCATCAGCAGCACGAGGGCGAGCACGCCGATCAGACCCAGCAGCACGATGAGTACGCCGATGCCGCGCGAGAGCCCACGGCGTTCGAGGAACCGCACCGCCGGGTCGAGGCCCAGCGCCGCGAACAGTGCGAAGGCGATGTAAATCAGCACCGTCGACAGGTTCGCCAGGGTGAGTGAGAGCAGGAACGCGGTCAGCCCGCCCAGCGTGACGAGAAAGCCGAAGACGAACGGCTTGTCGATGCGGGTCCAGAACGAACGGCTCGGTGCCGGAGCGTCGACCCCTGGGCGCGCAGCATCCGCCTTCTGGTCCGTGCGCGCGGTCGCGACATCGCTCGGCGGCGTCGCCGCCGGCTCGGACTCCGTGTTCTCTGCTGAGCTCATGACGACACTCTAGGGCGCGACCCGGTCCGCGCACTGTCGATACTCGCCCGCTGCGCGCAGAATTCTCGACATCGTGCGCGAATCGCGCTCGGTGGCTGGCTATCGTGGGAGAGCGAACACCGGGAGGATCATGTCTGACGCCGCTGACCAGGTCGCCGAACAGGCTGCTGCCGAGCTGCTGCGCCTGCGCGCCAGCATCGACAACATCGACGCCGCACTGGTGTTCATGCTCGCTGAGCGCTTTCGCTGCACGCAGCAGGTCGGCACGCTCAAGGCGATGCACAGCATGCCGCCGTCCGACCCCGCGCGTGAGGAGCAGCAGACCGCCCGTCTGCGTGCGCTGGCAGAAGAGGCGCACCTCGACCCCGAGTTCGCCGAGAAGTGGTTTAACTTCGTCGTCGCCGAGGTCATCCGCCATCACACCGAGGCGGCCGAGGGGCGCTGACCGTCTGCGGGCCTTGACCGTTCGGCGTGGTCAGGCCAGTTCGTAGGCCAGCACTTGCGCGGCGACGCCGTGCAGCACCGCATCGCGCACCGCGCTGCAGCGCACCTCGACGTGCGCGCCTGGCAGGCGCGCCGACATCAGCGCGGTCTCGGCCGCGTGACACAGCCGTTCGCCCAGCAGTGCGGTGTCTCCGCTCAGTACCACCTGGGGCAGATCCAGCGCCGAGACGATCGCGGCCAGCGGGGCTCCGAGCCGGGCACCGGCCTCGTCTCGCACCGCGTCTCGCGCTGTCTCGTCAGGAGCGCTCTCGCAGCGCTCAGCGAGCACGGTAAGCCACACGTGCACGCACGTTCGGCTGCCGCAGACGCACTCCCGACCCGCGTCGCCGCCGACATCCAGGTGGGCGAGCTCGCGGGCGGTGGAAGCGTCGGCGGTGTACGCGGTGATGATCGCGGTGCTGGTGACCGCACCGAGACGCACGAGCAGGAACTCGTCGGTGCCGTGCCCCGCCTCGGCGCGGGCGACGACGTCGGCTTCGAGGCCGGTGTGCACGGTCAACGACGCGGTGGTCGGCTGAGCGGCCAGAGCCGCGTTGCATGCCGTGGCCTCATGCCGCTGGCCG
Protein-coding sequences here:
- a CDS encoding AI-2E family transporter, whose translation is MSSAENTESEPAATPPSDVATARTDQKADAARPGVDAPAPSRSFWTRIDKPFVFGFLVTLGGLTAFLLSLTLANLSTVLIYIAFALFAALGLDPAVRFLERRGLSRGIGVLIVLLGLIGVLALVLLMIIPVVVEQIAQFVRSVPGLVSDFMRSDAYAWLQGQFGDQFAQFVQDAQKFLTSGETWQAIGGGALQVGTSIATGISGIIVVLVLTLYFVAGLPSIKTSLLRLAPARDRARASDLTDQITDSVGGYVQGMVVLAFMNATFVLIMYLVLGLPFPPLMATIAFLITLIPLVGSVLFWVIGSSIALFSDPWQALIFAIAYLIYMQIEAYVLTPRIMNKAVSVPGSLVVIGALAGGTLLGLLGALVAVPVTASILIIIKQVWIPRQDSRV
- a CDS encoding chorismate mutase, which produces MSDAADQVAEQAAAELLRLRASIDNIDAALVFMLAERFRCTQQVGTLKAMHSMPPSDPAREEQQTARLRALAEEAHLDPEFAEKWFNFVVAEVIRHHTEAAEGR
- a CDS encoding winged helix-turn-helix domain-containing protein → MAETVSLSARATAQQLPVHGTRRHNRAVVLQTLLREETASRADLARMTGLARPTITEVIRELLATGIVIETGQSQEVRVGKPSVMLEIDRRAVQSIAIDLTGPDWIVGAVCAPDGSILLRSEVARDPDADVAASVAAIAARLVEQSDAAVLGIGLGIGLGQRHEATACNAALAAQPTTASLTVHTGLEADVVARAEAGHGTDEFLLVRLGAVTSTAIITAYTADASTARELAHLDVGGDAGRECVCGSRTCVHVWLTVLAERCESAPDETARDAVRDEAGARLGAPLAAIVSALDLPQVVLSGDTALLGERLCHAAETALMSARLPGAHVEVRCSAVRDAVLHGVAAQVLAYELA